A single region of the Enterococcus mundtii genome encodes:
- a CDS encoding ImmA/IrrE family metallo-endopeptidase encodes MYNRETFEYRKLDASNYLSYSENALSLLTIISEWAEMPISEITYFNVIDFFVMHFEIEIVFFDSSSGTYKSIYDCFNPEVLEVDATFYKHVSGFTVTNGSSFKIFLHKYRNKHRIIFTLLHELAHIYFHCSDNSYMQIFASMDVRSHYPDEILPFEDEANVIASILYLNNEKLVEYLDDGSSFDLILAKHCISRRALHNRIKNYLIYDLGLNHDVAISKYLVPYRSEVYGKYAITQLQSVMSMSKSFHF; translated from the coding sequence CTCTTTCCCTTCTGACTATCATTTCAGAATGGGCAGAAATGCCCATATCTGAAATTACTTACTTTAACGTCATTGATTTTTTTGTAATGCATTTCGAAATTGAAATCGTTTTTTTTGATAGTTCATCCGGAACTTATAAGTCTATCTATGACTGCTTCAATCCAGAAGTATTGGAGGTTGACGCAACATTCTATAAACATGTCTCTGGTTTTACGGTTACAAACGGATCGAGTTTTAAGATATTCCTGCACAAATATAGAAACAAACATCGAATAATCTTCACTCTACTACACGAACTTGCTCATATTTATTTTCATTGCTCAGATAATTCATATATGCAAATTTTTGCTTCAATGGATGTTAGGAGTCACTATCCAGATGAAATATTACCTTTCGAAGATGAAGCAAATGTAATCGCTTCTATACTTTACCTGAACAATGAAAAGCTAGTTGAGTACCTGGACGATGGGAGTTCTTTCGATTTAATTCTAGCAAAACATTGTATAAGTCGTAGAGCTTTGCACAACAGAATTAAAAACTATCTTATTTATGACCTAGGCTTAAACCACGATGTTGCAATTTCTAAATACCTAGTGCCTTATAGGTCAGAAGTATATGGTAAATACGCTATTACTCAGCTTCAATCAGTTATGAGCATGTCCAAAAGCTTTCATTTTTAA
- a CDS encoding site-specific integrase, whose product MAMIKQYKKKNGEKAWYFKTYLGIDPMTKKKKYTTKRGFKTQKEAKIALSRLELEIEKNGLPTKKIEIPTFREVYNLWYEQYKNTVKESTLFVQKNAIEKHILPNFGSLSLDKITVVYCQEQVNNWFTYYKKYSNLIGLTTRIIDYGLKIGLLSTNPMNHVIRPRKSERIDQEKYVSPFYSKEQLKSFLEILNRHEDIQLFTMFRVMSFTGLRKGELQALRWKDCDLSKGTISVNQTLAKSEYGKEIFQTPKTKHSRRTISIDDETLKYLVSWKKEQRRRYLKLGINTLKPEQLLFTDIDNKHLYLDYLNNFMKAFLKEHNLEKITIHGFRHTHCSLLFEAGVSIKEVQERMGHTDIKTTMDIYTHVTEKAKEQTAEKYAAYMNF is encoded by the coding sequence ATGGCTATGATTAAACAATATAAAAAGAAAAACGGGGAGAAAGCTTGGTATTTTAAAACATATTTAGGGATTGATCCGATGACAAAGAAGAAAAAATATACTACCAAAAGAGGATTTAAAACACAAAAGGAGGCTAAAATAGCCTTATCAAGACTAGAATTAGAAATTGAGAAAAACGGACTTCCAACTAAAAAAATTGAAATTCCAACTTTCAGAGAAGTCTATAATCTTTGGTACGAACAATATAAAAACACGGTCAAAGAAAGCACGCTATTTGTCCAAAAAAATGCGATTGAAAAACATATTCTGCCAAATTTTGGATCGCTCTCGTTAGACAAAATAACCGTTGTTTATTGTCAAGAACAAGTGAATAATTGGTTCACTTACTATAAAAAGTATTCTAATCTTATTGGCTTAACGACTAGGATAATTGATTATGGGCTTAAAATCGGTCTTCTCTCAACTAATCCAATGAATCATGTGATAAGACCACGAAAATCCGAACGAATTGATCAAGAAAAATATGTCTCCCCTTTTTATTCTAAAGAGCAATTGAAGAGTTTTTTAGAGATCTTAAACCGTCACGAAGACATACAACTGTTTACTATGTTCAGAGTGATGTCATTCACAGGACTACGAAAAGGAGAGCTACAGGCCCTGCGTTGGAAAGATTGCGATTTATCAAAAGGCACTATATCAGTCAATCAGACATTGGCAAAAAGTGAATACGGTAAAGAAATATTCCAGACTCCCAAAACAAAGCATAGCCGTCGTACTATTTCAATTGATGATGAAACTCTTAAGTACCTTGTATCTTGGAAAAAAGAGCAACGGAGAAGATATCTAAAGCTAGGTATTAATACTCTCAAACCTGAACAGCTTCTGTTTACTGACATTGACAATAAACATCTTTACCTCGATTATCTGAATAATTTTATGAAAGCTTTTTTAAAGGAACACAATTTAGAGAAGATTACTATTCACGGTTTTAGGCATACACACTGTAGCTTATTATTTGAAGCAGGTGTCAGCATTAAAGAAGTACAAGAGCGAATGGGGCACACCGATATAAAAACCACTATGGATATCTATACTCACGTAACCGAAAAAGCCAAGGAACAGACCGCTGAAAAATATGCCGCGTATATGAATTTTTGA
- the rpsI gene encoding 30S ribosomal protein S9, with the protein MAQVQYIGTGRRKNAVARVRLVPGTGKITINKKDVEEYIPHADLREVINQPFGVTETKGAYDVFVNVNGGGYAGQSGAIRHGIARALLEVDPDFRLALKRAGLLTRDARMVERKKPGLKKARKASQFSKR; encoded by the coding sequence TTGGCACAAGTTCAATATATCGGCACAGGCCGTCGTAAAAATGCAGTTGCTCGCGTACGCTTAGTACCAGGAACTGGTAAAATTACTATCAACAAAAAAGATGTTGAAGAATACATTCCACATGCTGACTTGCGTGAAGTTATCAATCAACCTTTCGGCGTTACTGAAACAAAAGGCGCATATGACGTATTTGTTAACGTAAACGGTGGAGGCTACGCTGGACAATCAGGAGCTATCCGTCACGGAATCGCTCGTGCATTGCTAGAAGTTGATCCTGACTTCCGTTTAGCTCTTAAACGCGCTGGGTTACTTACACGTGACGCACGTATGGTTGAACGTAAAAAACCAGGTCTTAAAAAAGCCCGCAAAGCTTCACAATTTTCAAAACGTTAA
- the rplM gene encoding 50S ribosomal protein L13 — protein sequence MAKPGEVERKWYVVDATDVPLGRLSTVVASVLRGKNKPTFTPHLDTGDFVIVINADKVKLTGKKATDKIYYRHSNYPGGLKSISAGELRAKNSRRLIETSVKGMLPKNTLGRKQFTKLNVYGGAEHPHAAQQPEVLDITNLI from the coding sequence ATGGCCAAACCAGGCGAAGTAGAACGTAAATGGTATGTAGTAGACGCAACTGATGTTCCATTGGGACGTCTTTCAACAGTTGTTGCATCTGTACTACGTGGAAAAAATAAACCAACTTTCACCCCTCATTTGGATACTGGCGATTTCGTCATTGTTATCAATGCAGATAAAGTGAAATTAACAGGTAAAAAAGCGACTGATAAAATTTATTACCGTCACAGCAACTACCCAGGAGGATTGAAATCAATCTCAGCTGGTGAATTGCGTGCTAAAAATTCTCGTCGTTTGATCGAAACTTCTGTAAAAGGCATGCTACCTAAAAATACTTTAGGCCGCAAACAATTTACAAAATTGAATGTATACGGTGGAGCAGAACATCCACATGCAGCACAACAACCAGAAGTTTTAGACATCACAAACTTAATCTAA
- a CDS encoding argininosuccinate synthase encodes MKEKIILAYSGGLDTSVAIKWLAKDYEVIACCLDIGEGKDTAFIKEKALQVGAIASYAIDAKEEFAQEFALIALQGHTFYEQSYPLVSALSRPLIAKKLVELARKTGATTIAHGCTGKGNDQVRFEVAINALAPEMKIIAPVRQWQWSREEEIAYAKENDVPIPADLENPYSIDQNLWGRACECGVLEDPWATPPAGAYDITTALEYTPDQPDIIELTFEQGVPVALNQESLPLSELILSLNQLAGKHGIGRIDHVENRLVGIKSREVYECPGAITLMQAHKELEDLTFVRELAHFKPMIEQQLSQMIYDGLWFNPLTDALISFLKATQTAVNGTVRVKLFKGNVIVEGRKSANSLYNEELATYTSADTFDQQAAVGFIKLWGLPSKVYAEVQTQQQTAVGSE; translated from the coding sequence ATGAAAGAAAAAATTATATTGGCTTACTCAGGTGGATTAGATACCTCTGTGGCAATCAAATGGTTGGCAAAAGATTATGAGGTGATTGCTTGTTGCCTAGATATCGGTGAAGGCAAAGATACAGCTTTTATTAAAGAAAAAGCACTTCAAGTTGGTGCAATTGCGTCTTATGCCATCGATGCCAAAGAGGAATTTGCTCAAGAATTTGCATTGATCGCGCTACAAGGTCATACGTTTTACGAGCAGTCTTACCCACTGGTTTCTGCGCTTTCTCGCCCCTTGATCGCAAAAAAATTAGTGGAATTAGCTCGAAAAACTGGTGCAACGACGATTGCTCATGGCTGTACAGGAAAAGGCAATGACCAAGTTCGTTTTGAAGTAGCAATCAATGCCTTGGCACCTGAAATGAAAATCATTGCACCGGTTCGTCAATGGCAATGGTCTCGGGAAGAAGAAATCGCCTATGCGAAAGAAAATGATGTGCCGATCCCAGCAGATTTGGAGAATCCATATTCTATCGACCAAAACTTGTGGGGACGTGCTTGTGAGTGTGGTGTGTTAGAGGACCCTTGGGCGACTCCGCCAGCAGGTGCTTATGATATTACGACAGCGTTGGAGTATACACCTGATCAGCCGGATATCATTGAACTCACTTTTGAACAAGGCGTTCCAGTTGCTTTGAATCAAGAAAGTTTACCTTTATCCGAATTGATCTTGTCTTTGAATCAATTAGCCGGCAAGCATGGAATCGGACGGATCGATCATGTGGAGAATCGTCTGGTAGGGATCAAATCGCGGGAAGTGTATGAATGCCCTGGAGCGATCACTTTGATGCAGGCACACAAAGAGCTGGAAGATTTGACCTTCGTTCGTGAATTAGCACATTTCAAACCAATGATCGAGCAACAGTTGAGCCAAATGATTTACGATGGTCTCTGGTTCAATCCATTGACCGATGCGTTGATCTCTTTCTTGAAAGCAACACAGACTGCGGTCAATGGGACTGTCCGTGTCAAACTATTCAAAGGAAATGTCATCGTTGAAGGACGTAAATCAGCCAATAGTCTATATAACGAAGAACTAGCAACGTATACTTCAGCGGATACCTTCGATCAACAAGCTGCTGTCGGTTTTATCAAGCTTTGGGGTCTACCATCGAAAGTCTATGCGGAAGTTCAAACGCAACAACAAACAGCCGTAGGATCAGAGTAG
- the argH gene encoding argininosuccinate lyase: MDKLWGGRFQGKSEQWIDAFGASISFDQKLAQQDILGSLAHVKMLAHTGILSEEEAQQIIAGLEKLQTRLTNGTLHFSVENEDIHLNIEKCLHEEIGPVAGKLHTARSRNDQVATDMHLYLKDTVLELIEKLHSLRQTFVEKAAEHTATIMPGYTHLQHAQPISFGHHLLAYYQMFTRDHERFTESLKRIDISPLGSAALAGTTFPIDRSFAANELGFSAVYANSLDAVSDRDFILEFLSNASLLMMHLSRFCEEIIFWCSYECQYIELSDTFSTGSSIMPQKKNPDMAELIRGKTGRVYGNLFGLLTLMKGLPLAYNKDFQEDKEGMFDTSETILASLSIMEGMVKTMEVNKARMYAATQKDFSNATELADYLAAKGIPFRQAHEIVGKLVLHCTQQGCLLQDLPLTEFQAISPLIESDLYDTLLPETAVKRRNSLGGTGFDQVEIQIEQALHQLKIDKN; encoded by the coding sequence ATGGATAAACTTTGGGGTGGACGGTTTCAAGGAAAAAGTGAACAATGGATCGATGCATTCGGTGCTTCGATCTCCTTTGATCAAAAATTAGCTCAACAAGATATTTTAGGTAGTCTCGCCCATGTGAAAATGTTGGCCCATACTGGGATTTTGTCCGAGGAAGAAGCGCAACAGATCATCGCTGGTTTGGAAAAACTGCAAACACGCTTAACGAATGGCACTTTGCATTTTTCGGTGGAAAATGAAGACATCCACTTGAATATTGAAAAATGCCTGCATGAGGAAATCGGACCTGTTGCCGGGAAACTACATACTGCTCGTAGCCGTAATGACCAAGTCGCAACAGACATGCACTTGTATCTAAAAGATACGGTACTTGAACTGATTGAAAAGCTTCATTCGTTACGTCAAACGTTCGTGGAAAAAGCAGCAGAGCATACGGCTACGATCATGCCAGGATATACTCATCTGCAACACGCCCAACCGATTTCCTTTGGCCATCATCTCTTAGCGTACTATCAGATGTTTACTCGTGACCATGAACGCTTCACAGAAAGCCTGAAACGAATCGATATTTCCCCTTTAGGCAGTGCCGCATTGGCAGGTACGACGTTTCCGATTGATCGTTCCTTTGCTGCAAATGAATTAGGCTTTTCTGCTGTTTATGCAAACAGTTTAGACGCCGTTAGTGACCGTGATTTTATTCTGGAGTTTTTAAGTAATGCTTCATTATTGATGATGCACTTGTCCCGTTTTTGTGAAGAAATCATTTTTTGGTGTAGTTACGAATGTCAATACATTGAACTTTCGGATACTTTTTCAACAGGCAGTTCGATCATGCCTCAAAAGAAAAATCCAGATATGGCGGAATTGATACGTGGAAAAACTGGTCGAGTATATGGTAATTTATTTGGTTTACTCACGTTGATGAAAGGTTTGCCTTTAGCTTATAACAAAGATTTCCAAGAAGATAAAGAAGGCATGTTCGATACGAGTGAAACGATTTTAGCTAGTCTCTCGATCATGGAAGGTATGGTCAAAACCATGGAAGTGAACAAAGCCCGAATGTATGCAGCCACGCAAAAAGATTTCTCCAATGCGACTGAGTTAGCCGATTACTTGGCTGCAAAGGGCATCCCCTTCCGTCAAGCACATGAGATTGTCGGTAAACTCGTCTTACATTGTACACAGCAAGGTTGCTTGTTACAAGACCTCCCACTAACAGAATTCCAAGCAATCAGCCCGCTGATCGAATCTGATCTTTACGATACCTTACTTCCAGAAACTGCCGTGAAACGTCGCAATTCATTAGGTGGTACAGGTTTTGACCAAGTAGAAATACAGATTGAGCAAGCACTACATCAGTTGAAAATAGACAAGAACTAA
- a CDS encoding EndoU domain-containing protein yields MEGPSTLPLSTRFARSKIAPIIQATAFAEFTRPYLKESTKETAVSQLYRVTSTSILRQSISLLGDAIDAPEDPVEIYPTTKIELASWITVQNQFLEYIQTTPELSGYEMRTGTDGMSGLFVPKDTNDQSLLVYPDTSLNEYLPGNEKLPPRIGALKQINFSPYNGPGTPYVNVTMSYTAYDHRQELYTQYDIRGITIPLETDFDTFLAEIATPEQALELVKEYSSVQFGAVVPTDVDSVNDIGKEITRQMIDERDALIDQLPDTFQTNLFRIAAKANDKEVVIDREGEFVYRGTQEIVPLDQIDIGFNQEIIYTIRKVQSFFGVYCNYYALADGLFDEERTNSLPKSLDDTTIAAISEVGGSVLKHLPNYENTDWVIKQSQLKPEPMDVLLIAMCLPWSEMISVLRTVKSDEVILTAIEVEEAEAARVLEAEKALITKGCPNEALVEKLPTTEYYNRKALRHVAGEVRPGRDGRLIISGAHSRYPDFYSPDSGVVYEPTGIVVEGKPFEAKVSYGTNFKGAKTTVFPDNWNAEKITSEVERIIEEKVTDVPGRQDLIGKETGGVFSINVSVNVKANGKVTVVTAYPVE; encoded by the coding sequence ATGGAAGGGCCAAGTACGTTACCCCTCAGTACCCGATTTGCCCGTTCAAAAATTGCACCGATCATCCAAGCTACCGCCTTTGCTGAATTTACCCGACCCTACTTAAAAGAATCAACCAAAGAGACAGCTGTCAGTCAGTTGTATCGTGTGACCTCCACCAGTATCTTAAGACAATCGATCAGTTTACTTGGCGATGCCATTGATGCTCCAGAAGACCCTGTTGAGATTTACCCGACCACCAAAATCGAGTTAGCTAGCTGGATTACGGTCCAAAACCAGTTCCTTGAATACATACAAACAACACCAGAACTATCTGGATATGAGATGCGAACTGGCACAGACGGTATGAGCGGATTGTTCGTTCCTAAAGACACGAATGATCAAAGTCTATTAGTTTATCCAGATACTTCGCTGAATGAATACTTACCGGGAAATGAAAAATTACCTCCACGGATCGGCGCCCTGAAACAAATCAATTTTTCTCCATATAATGGTCCAGGAACACCCTATGTCAATGTGACCATGAGCTATACCGCCTATGATCATCGCCAAGAACTATACACGCAATATGATATTCGGGGCATCACGATTCCTTTAGAAACGGATTTCGACACATTTTTAGCAGAAATCGCCACACCTGAACAAGCCTTGGAACTGGTCAAAGAATATTCTTCGGTCCAATTTGGAGCAGTAGTCCCAACAGATGTCGATTCCGTCAATGACATCGGAAAAGAAATCACCCGTCAGATGATCGATGAGCGGGATGCGCTGATTGATCAATTGCCTGATACGTTTCAGACCAATCTATTCCGGATCGCAGCGAAAGCCAATGACAAAGAAGTTGTCATTGATCGGGAAGGTGAGTTTGTGTATCGGGGAACGCAAGAAATTGTTCCCTTAGACCAAATCGACATCGGTTTTAACCAAGAAATCATCTATACGATCCGCAAAGTGCAAAGCTTTTTCGGTGTCTATTGCAACTACTATGCGTTAGCCGATGGCTTGTTTGATGAAGAACGCACGAATTCTTTGCCAAAGAGTTTAGATGACACCACCATTGCAGCGATTTCTGAAGTCGGTGGCAGTGTATTGAAGCACTTACCAAATTACGAAAATACCGACTGGGTCATCAAGCAGTCCCAATTGAAGCCCGAACCAATGGACGTCTTACTCATCGCCATGTGCTTACCATGGTCAGAAATGATTTCTGTCTTACGGACCGTCAAATCCGATGAAGTCATCCTAACAGCGATTGAAGTCGAAGAAGCCGAAGCCGCTCGCGTATTGGAAGCGGAAAAGGCTCTAATCACCAAAGGCTGTCCAAATGAAGCTTTAGTAGAGAAGTTACCAACCACTGAATACTATAACCGTAAAGCCTTGCGTCATGTGGCAGGCGAGGTAAGACCGGGGAGAGATGGGAGATTGATTATATCAGGAGCTCATTCGCGCTATCCTGATTTTTATAGTCCAGACAGTGGAGTAGTTTATGAACCAACTGGGATAGTGGTGGAAGGAAAACCTTTTGAGGCTAAAGTGAGTTATGGAACAAATTTTAAGGGTGCGAAGACTACCGTATTTCCTGATAATTGGAATGCAGAGAAAATTACGAGTGAAGTCGAACGTATAATTGAGGAGAAAGTTACAGATGTACCTGGACGACAAGACCTCATTGGGAAAGAAACTGGTGGAGTTTTTAGTATAAATGTCAGCGTAAATGTTAAAGCAAATGGAAAGGTCACTGTTGTAACAGCCTATCCAGTTGAATAG
- a CDS encoding Dps family protein gives MKFQQTKEVLNQLVADLSQMSVIVHQTHWYMRGPGFLTLHPMMDSFMDDLNEQLDEISERLITLDGSPYSTLREFADNTKIPDEVGRWDRTMEERLETLVAGYRYLADLFQKGIDAAGEEGDDPTQDMFIEFKAATEKRIWMIQAHLGKAPGIDA, from the coding sequence ATGAAATTTCAACAAACAAAAGAAGTATTGAATCAATTAGTAGCAGATTTAAGCCAAATGTCGGTGATCGTCCACCAAACACATTGGTATATGAGAGGTCCTGGATTTTTGACATTGCATCCAATGATGGACAGCTTCATGGACGACTTGAATGAACAATTAGATGAAATCTCAGAACGTTTGATCACATTAGATGGTTCACCTTATTCAACATTACGTGAATTTGCAGACAACACAAAAATCCCTGATGAAGTTGGTCGTTGGGATCGCACGATGGAAGAACGTTTAGAAACACTAGTAGCTGGTTACCGCTACTTAGCAGATCTTTTCCAAAAAGGAATTGACGCTGCTGGTGAAGAAGGCGACGATCCTACGCAAGATATGTTTATTGAATTTAAAGCAGCAACAGAAAAACGCATCTGGATGATACAAGCACATCTAGGTAAAGCACCAGGAATCGACGCATAA
- a CDS encoding gluconokinase gives MMIAVGVDIGTTQTKAVAFNEQAEEVATAYFHYPLIQEIQGMAEQDQELIVHAVYTVINEVIQQLPAQTIQFISFSTAMHSLILLDKNKKPLTRMFTWADTRAVNEAEKLKATEKGRVIYERTGTPIHPMTPLIKINWLKNEFPDLFEQAAYFVGIKDYLFYELFAELVSDYSTASGTGYFDIYRFQWSEPILEELGIQEEQLPRVAPATTQFTKLTEQARTRFHFDQEIPFILGGADGPLSNLGLGAFGETTAALTVGTSGALRFISNRPKLHPTMETFCYVLDQTHWVIGGATSNGAGIFDWAVHTLMQDVVQRAKEQGADPYQAILSEIAFVPPGANGLIFQPYLLGERAPLWDAEAFGSFIGLQRWHTEKDMMRAVLEGVCFNLKRILRGICPPDQVIELRATGGFAQSVLFRQIMADVLGQPIRFPKVKEASALGAVILGWQSQGRIETLGEASAYIELAQQVAVQKKASRMYNKIYPLFVSTQQELSRYSQLFAELRETLSIEMIDEEGES, from the coding sequence ATAATGATTGCAGTCGGGGTCGATATCGGTACTACGCAAACGAAAGCAGTTGCATTCAATGAACAAGCAGAAGAAGTAGCTACAGCCTACTTTCATTACCCGCTGATCCAAGAAATTCAAGGCATGGCTGAACAAGATCAGGAATTGATCGTCCATGCAGTGTATACGGTCATCAATGAAGTGATCCAACAGTTACCCGCACAGACAATCCAATTCATTTCATTTTCAACAGCCATGCACAGCTTGATTTTATTAGATAAAAATAAAAAACCTTTAACTCGTATGTTTACTTGGGCAGACACTCGTGCCGTCAATGAAGCAGAAAAATTAAAAGCAACTGAAAAAGGTCGAGTGATCTATGAACGGACGGGTACGCCGATCCATCCAATGACACCATTGATCAAAATCAATTGGTTGAAAAACGAGTTTCCTGATTTATTTGAGCAAGCGGCTTATTTTGTAGGGATCAAAGACTATCTTTTTTATGAGCTGTTTGCTGAATTAGTCAGTGATTATAGTACTGCTTCTGGCACAGGGTACTTTGATATCTACCGTTTCCAATGGTCAGAGCCTATTCTTGAAGAGTTAGGGATACAAGAAGAGCAATTACCGAGAGTAGCACCTGCGACTACCCAGTTCACGAAATTAACAGAACAAGCCCGTACGAGATTTCATTTTGATCAAGAAATTCCATTTATTTTAGGTGGAGCCGATGGGCCATTATCCAATTTAGGCTTAGGTGCATTTGGTGAGACGACGGCAGCGCTGACTGTCGGTACCAGTGGCGCATTACGATTTATTTCGAATCGCCCAAAGCTCCATCCAACAATGGAAACCTTCTGTTATGTTTTGGATCAAACACACTGGGTCATCGGAGGAGCAACCAGTAATGGCGCAGGGATCTTTGATTGGGCGGTCCATACATTGATGCAAGATGTCGTTCAACGAGCCAAGGAACAAGGTGCAGATCCGTATCAAGCAATCCTTTCGGAAATCGCTTTTGTCCCGCCTGGCGCCAATGGACTGATTTTTCAACCGTATTTATTGGGGGAACGAGCACCTTTGTGGGATGCGGAGGCATTTGGAAGTTTTATTGGTCTACAACGATGGCATACGGAAAAAGACATGATGCGAGCGGTCCTGGAAGGGGTTTGTTTTAATCTCAAACGAATTTTGCGAGGTATCTGTCCACCCGATCAAGTGATTGAGTTACGTGCAACTGGTGGCTTTGCTCAATCAGTGTTATTTCGGCAGATCATGGCAGATGTATTGGGACAACCCATCCGTTTTCCAAAAGTTAAAGAAGCCTCAGCGTTAGGGGCAGTCATATTAGGTTGGCAGAGCCAAGGCAGAATCGAAACATTAGGTGAAGCTTCCGCATATATTGAATTAGCACAACAAGTGGCTGTTCAGAAAAAAGCCAGCCGCATGTACAACAAAATATATCCTTTATTTGTTTCGACACAACAAGAATTAAGCCGCTATTCTCAGTTATTTGCGGAACTACGAGAGACTCTATCAATAGAGATGATAGATGAAGAAGGCGAATCGTAA
- a CDS encoding prepilin peptidase, giving the protein MFLYFIIGCCFGSFLCLVAQRVPQDLSIISPRSHCVNCHQTLRWYELIPLLSIVMQRFRCRSCQTKLSPMYPLAELISGTLFMYAGCYSPDTVHLIWLFTAFLFSLMDIFYLAIDTRILYFSWTFLWAYWVLTEQFHLETSLAFGLISYGLLRYGQAYLGAGDTLLLLSWSGGLASTHFLMLMFIASCLGLSYFCITALFHKKRKHLPFVPFLSIALWLVLYFR; this is encoded by the coding sequence ATGTTTCTTTATTTTATCATTGGTTGTTGCTTTGGTTCTTTTTTGTGCTTAGTCGCACAACGCGTTCCTCAAGACCTTTCTATTATTTCCCCTCGTTCACATTGTGTCAACTGTCACCAAACATTGCGTTGGTATGAGTTGATTCCATTACTTTCGATTGTCATGCAACGATTTCGTTGCCGCTCTTGTCAGACCAAACTTTCACCCATGTATCCACTGGCAGAGTTGATCAGCGGTACGCTATTTATGTATGCAGGATGCTATTCGCCAGATACAGTTCATTTGATTTGGCTATTCACTGCTTTTTTATTTTCGTTGATGGATATTTTTTACCTTGCGATCGACACTCGCATCCTCTATTTCTCATGGACTTTCTTATGGGCCTACTGGGTGCTGACTGAGCAGTTTCACTTAGAAACCAGCTTAGCGTTCGGCTTGATCAGTTACGGTTTGCTGCGTTATGGGCAAGCTTATTTAGGCGCAGGCGATACGTTACTCTTACTTAGTTGGAGTGGTGGGTTAGCCTCCACACATTTTCTCATGCTTATGTTTATCGCAAGTTGTCTTGGTTTAAGTTATTTTTGTATCACTGCTTTATTCCATAAGAAAAGAAAGCATCTCCCTTTCGTTCCTTTTCTGAGTATTGCCTTATGGTTGGTCCTCTATTTCCGATAG
- the msrA gene encoding peptide-methionine (S)-S-oxide reductase MsrA, which translates to MAVKKAVFAGGCFWCMVKPFETQPGILSVTSGYTGGHVPNPTYEQVTTGTTGHTEAVEIEYNPEIITYAQLVEIYWQQTDPTDALGQFADRGDSYRPVIYYSDEAEREAAENSKQQLQASGRFDQPIVTKIEPRTTFYPAEEYHQDYYKKNKIHYQLYREGSGRAGFLRKNWKD; encoded by the coding sequence ATGGCAGTGAAAAAAGCTGTATTTGCAGGTGGCTGTTTTTGGTGTATGGTCAAACCGTTTGAAACACAACCAGGTATCCTCTCCGTTACTTCCGGTTATACTGGAGGACATGTACCAAATCCAACCTACGAACAAGTGACGACTGGAACAACAGGTCATACGGAAGCGGTAGAAATCGAATATAATCCTGAAATCATCACCTATGCACAATTGGTCGAGATTTATTGGCAACAGACCGATCCGACAGATGCTTTAGGGCAGTTTGCTGATCGTGGGGACTCTTATCGTCCGGTCATTTATTATAGTGATGAAGCAGAACGTGAAGCCGCAGAAAACTCAAAACAACAGTTACAAGCAAGTGGCCGTTTCGATCAACCGATCGTCACAAAGATCGAACCTCGTACGACCTTTTATCCCGCAGAGGAGTATCATCAAGATTACTACAAGAAAAACAAGATCCATTATCAGTTGTATCGTGAAGGCTCTGGTCGGGCGGGATTCCTTAGAAAAAACTGGAAAGACTAG